One genomic region from Candidatus Eisenbacteria bacterium encodes:
- a CDS encoding type IV pilus twitching motility protein PilT, whose translation MPLDLTELLTFARNQGASDVHVSAGMPPLLRIRGQMTPLQMEPLDPEATHAALFDILNDEQKRRYEESRDLDFAFEIPGVSRFRANLFVQERGEGAVFRVVPNTIKSLEELGLPKVLKDLADKERGLVLVTGPTGSGKSTTLAAMVDYVNQSRRGHIITIEDPIEFVHASKKCLVNQREVGPHTRSFGAALRAALREDPDVILVGELRDLETTQLAISAAETGHLVFATLHTNSASKTIDRMIDIFPANQQAQVRTMLSESIEGVVAQSLLPTKDGKGRVAALEILVAVPALRNLIREDKTMQILSVIQTGAQHGMQSLDQSLRDLVMQGRLAREEAMKKSSNPKLFEGVQPGGMGGTAPTG comes from the coding sequence ATGCCTCTCGATCTCACCGAACTGCTGACGTTCGCGCGCAATCAGGGCGCTTCCGACGTGCACGTCTCGGCCGGCATGCCGCCGCTGCTGCGCATTCGCGGACAGATGACACCGCTCCAGATGGAGCCTCTCGACCCCGAGGCCACGCACGCCGCACTGTTCGACATCCTCAATGACGAACAGAAGCGGCGCTACGAAGAATCTCGCGACCTCGACTTCGCGTTCGAGATCCCCGGCGTCTCGCGCTTCCGCGCCAATCTGTTCGTGCAGGAGCGTGGCGAAGGCGCGGTGTTTCGAGTGGTTCCCAACACCATCAAGAGCCTCGAGGAGCTGGGGCTTCCGAAGGTGCTCAAGGATCTGGCCGACAAGGAACGCGGGCTGGTGCTGGTGACCGGCCCGACCGGATCCGGCAAGTCGACGACGCTCGCGGCGATGGTCGACTACGTCAATCAATCGCGGCGTGGACACATCATCACGATCGAGGACCCGATCGAGTTCGTGCACGCTTCGAAGAAGTGCCTGGTCAATCAGCGCGAAGTAGGCCCGCACACCCGATCGTTCGGTGCCGCGCTGCGCGCCGCCCTGCGCGAAGATCCGGACGTCATCCTGGTCGGCGAGCTGCGCGACCTCGAGACCACGCAGCTCGCGATCTCGGCGGCCGAGACCGGCCACCTGGTGTTCGCGACCCTGCACACCAACTCGGCGTCCAAGACCATCGACCGCATGATCGACATCTTTCCCGCCAATCAGCAGGCGCAGGTTCGTACCATGCTCTCGGAATCGATCGAAGGCGTGGTCGCGCAGTCGCTGCTGCCGACCAAGGACGGCAAGGGTCGCGTCGCGGCACTCGAGATCCTGGTGGCGGTGCCGGCACTGCGCAATCTGATCCGCGAAGACAAGACCATGCAGATCCTGTCGGTGATCCAGACCGGCGCTCAGCACGGCATGCAGAGCCTCGATCAATCGCTGCGCGATCTCGTCATGCAGGGCCGCCTCGCGCGCGAGGAGGCGATGAAGAAGTCCTCGAATCCCAAGCTGTTCGAAGGGGTGCAGCCCGGAGGCATGGGCGGCACGGCCCCCACGGG